In Streptomyces longhuiensis, the following proteins share a genomic window:
- a CDS encoding MFS transporter, whose product MSNTPTGPATATGTRTQPSPTLRSKRKSLFASTIGNVLEWYEWSAYAVFAPFIATAMFQSSDGVSALLSTLAVFAVGFLMRPLGGIVFGRVADRRGRKFVLVTTMLMMAAGSLVIGLMPTYASLGAWASLILLLARMAQGFAHGGESATANTYVAEIAPNERRGLWGSIVFVAIFGGSAVAYSVGGAVTSVLSDSEVARWGWRIPFVLGAFLALAALYLRRSMDESDVFSDQKSNDEPTPLSRKQVARAILLVITMTSGITAAHYTWTSYVSTYAIAQKGMDASAAYWSSVGAQCIAMVTLPLWGRLSDKVGRRPMMITFAALMIALQIPLTGMIGSQGWTLLVASSVALAVVAIPGALLSATMSENFPTRVRTQAIGFAYSVSVAVFGGTAPYLNQLFIELDVARLSSFYIMLLCSLTGIACYLMRETKGIHLKDA is encoded by the coding sequence GTGAGCAACACACCAACAGGGCCCGCAACAGCGACCGGGACCAGAACCCAGCCGAGCCCCACGCTGCGATCGAAGCGAAAGTCCCTCTTCGCCAGCACGATCGGGAACGTCCTCGAGTGGTACGAGTGGAGCGCCTACGCCGTCTTCGCGCCCTTCATCGCCACCGCCATGTTCCAATCATCCGACGGGGTCTCGGCGCTGCTGTCCACCCTTGCCGTCTTCGCAGTGGGTTTCCTCATGCGCCCGCTGGGAGGCATCGTCTTCGGCCGGGTCGCCGACCGACGCGGCCGCAAATTCGTACTCGTCACCACCATGCTGATGATGGCCGCCGGAAGCCTCGTCATCGGACTCATGCCCACCTACGCATCCCTCGGGGCCTGGGCCTCGCTCATCCTCCTCCTCGCCCGCATGGCACAGGGATTCGCCCACGGCGGCGAGTCCGCGACGGCCAACACCTACGTCGCGGAGATCGCACCCAACGAGCGCCGCGGACTATGGGGAAGCATCGTCTTCGTCGCGATCTTCGGCGGATCTGCCGTCGCCTACTCGGTGGGCGGGGCGGTGACATCCGTATTGTCCGACAGTGAAGTCGCCCGGTGGGGCTGGCGCATCCCCTTCGTCCTCGGAGCGTTCCTCGCCCTCGCCGCCCTGTACCTGCGCCGCAGCATGGACGAGAGCGACGTCTTCTCCGACCAGAAGTCGAACGACGAGCCCACCCCGTTGTCCCGGAAGCAAGTGGCCCGAGCCATCCTGCTCGTCATCACGATGACCTCGGGCATCACCGCCGCTCACTACACCTGGACCTCATACGTCTCGACCTACGCCATCGCCCAGAAAGGCATGGACGCCAGCGCCGCCTACTGGAGCTCGGTCGGCGCCCAGTGCATCGCCATGGTCACCTTGCCGCTCTGGGGCCGTCTCTCCGACAAGGTCGGCCGCCGCCCGATGATGATCACGTTCGCCGCGTTGATGATCGCCCTGCAGATCCCGCTTACGGGAATGATCGGTTCACAGGGCTGGACCCTCCTTGTGGCATCCTCGGTCGCCCTCGCCGTCGTGGCCATCCCCGGAGCGCTTCTGTCCGCCACCATGTCGGAAAACTTCCCGACCCGAGTACGCACGCAGGCCATCGGCTTTGCCTACTCCGTCTCCGTGGCCGTCTTCGGAGGCACCGCACCGTACCTGAACCAACTCTTCATCGAGCTCGACGTGGCCCGGCTCTCCAGCTTCTACATCATGTTGCTGTGCTCGCTCACGGGGATCGCGTGCTATCTCATGCGGGAGACCAAAGGCATTCACCTGAAAGACGCCTAA
- a CDS encoding DUF3533 domain-containing protein, which yields MRQSIMSEVKDAVTPRATLLVIGVIALQLLFIASYVGALHEPRLKDVPFGVVAPQALTEQTVTRLEKLPGSPLDPRALPDEGAAREQIMNRDIDGALVAHPAGTTDTLLVASGGGRALSIALGTLTATLDKAQGRTVRTVDVAPVSPHDFNGLSSFYLVIGWCVGAYLCASILAISAGARPANLARAATRLGTMALVSIVGGLGGAIIVGPILGALPGGVMALWGLGALLIFAVGAATLALQGLFGIIGIGLAILLIVILGNPSAGGAFPAPMLPPFWQAIGPALPPGAGTWAARSISYFDGNGMTSSLLVLSAWAVAGILITLLAAALRQRRAAEPGPVGTEARGAAD from the coding sequence ATGAGACAGAGCATCATGTCCGAGGTGAAGGACGCCGTCACTCCACGGGCCACGCTGCTGGTGATCGGAGTGATCGCATTGCAGTTGCTGTTCATCGCCTCCTATGTGGGAGCACTGCACGAGCCCAGGCTCAAGGACGTGCCTTTCGGAGTCGTCGCACCACAGGCGTTGACTGAGCAGACGGTGACCCGACTTGAGAAGCTGCCTGGCTCGCCGCTGGATCCGCGTGCGTTGCCCGACGAAGGGGCGGCGCGGGAACAGATCATGAACCGGGACATCGACGGCGCGCTCGTGGCGCACCCCGCCGGCACTACCGACACGCTGCTGGTCGCCTCCGGCGGCGGCAGGGCCCTGTCCATCGCGCTGGGCACGCTCACCGCCACCCTGGATAAGGCCCAGGGGCGTACCGTCCGGACGGTCGACGTGGCTCCGGTCTCCCCCCACGACTTCAACGGCCTGTCTTCCTTCTACCTGGTCATCGGCTGGTGTGTCGGCGCCTATCTGTGCGCGTCGATCCTGGCGATCAGTGCCGGTGCCCGCCCGGCCAACCTGGCCCGCGCGGCAACACGCCTGGGCACGATGGCACTGGTCTCGATCGTTGGCGGACTCGGTGGCGCGATCATCGTTGGACCGATCCTGGGCGCCCTGCCGGGCGGCGTGATGGCCCTATGGGGGCTTGGCGCGCTGCTCATCTTCGCGGTCGGCGCCGCCACACTGGCCCTCCAGGGCCTCTTCGGCATCATCGGCATCGGCCTGGCGATCCTGCTCATCGTGATTTTGGGCAACCCGAGCGCGGGCGGTGCCTTCCCCGCACCAATGCTGCCGCCGTTCTGGCAGGCGATCGGCCCCGCTTTGCCACCAGGCGCGGGCACCTGGGCGGCCCGCTCGATCTCCTACTTCGACGGCAACGGCATGACGTCCTCCCTGCTGGTGCTGTCGGCCTGGGCAGTCGCGGGCATCCTCATCACCCTGCTCGCTGCGGCACTCCGGCAGCGCCGTGCCGCGGAGCCCGGCCCTGTCGGGACGGAAGCACGCGGCGCCGCAGACTGA
- a CDS encoding alanine racemase, with translation MLINELQTPALLVEQAALRHNLDTMSAALPGARLRPHVKAHKCTSLARLQYANGHRGFTCATIREVEAMAAAGLGEDLLLANEVLDTRRLGRLVEDGHRVTVAVDSAETIEAAIAGGVREVLIDVNVGLPRCGCPSDSAGALADLARRAGLIVRGVMGYEGHLMLVQPEAERREQTEQAMQQLLAASAEVGGDLISAGGTGTCTVNTWANEIQAGSYALMDTAYQELGQPFQQALFVLGRVISVSSGWAVVDVGLKSLSLDHGLPHIDGAEVWFCSDEHTTFRTGSGARPSVGDLVRVRPAHVDPTVALHDTLYLVDGSQVVEPWPVDMRGW, from the coding sequence GTGCTGATCAACGAACTGCAGACCCCCGCACTTCTGGTCGAGCAGGCAGCCCTTCGACACAACCTCGACACGATGAGTGCCGCGCTGCCCGGCGCGCGGCTCCGGCCGCACGTCAAGGCGCACAAGTGCACGAGTCTGGCCCGACTCCAGTACGCCAACGGGCACCGGGGCTTCACGTGCGCGACGATCCGCGAGGTTGAAGCCATGGCAGCGGCCGGCCTCGGCGAGGACCTCCTGCTCGCGAACGAGGTACTCGACACCCGCCGCCTGGGGCGGCTGGTTGAGGACGGGCATCGCGTGACGGTCGCCGTGGACTCGGCCGAGACGATCGAGGCGGCCATTGCCGGCGGGGTGCGTGAGGTTCTCATCGACGTCAACGTCGGATTGCCGCGATGCGGCTGCCCGTCTGACTCAGCCGGCGCGCTCGCTGACCTTGCCCGACGAGCCGGGCTGATCGTGCGTGGAGTCATGGGGTACGAGGGCCACCTCATGCTCGTGCAGCCGGAGGCGGAACGCCGGGAACAAACCGAGCAGGCCATGCAGCAGTTGCTCGCTGCGAGCGCCGAGGTCGGGGGTGACTTGATCAGCGCGGGGGGAACCGGCACCTGCACCGTTAACACCTGGGCCAACGAAATCCAGGCCGGTTCCTACGCCCTCATGGATACCGCCTACCAAGAGCTCGGACAGCCCTTCCAGCAGGCTCTCTTCGTCCTTGGCCGGGTCATCTCGGTGTCGTCCGGTTGGGCCGTCGTCGATGTCGGGCTGAAATCGCTCAGCCTTGATCACGGGCTTCCGCACATCGACGGAGCAGAAGTCTGGTTCTGCTCCGATGAGCACACCACGTTTCGCACCGGAAGTGGCGCCCGGCCCAGTGTGGGGGACCTCGTCCGCGTACGACCCGCGCATGTCGATCCCACTGTGGCGCTCCACGACACCCTCTACCTGGTCGACGGCTCGCAGGTAGTCGAGCCATGGCCGGTCGACATGCGGGGCTGGTGA
- a CDS encoding saccharopine dehydrogenase family protein → MTSRIIVLGATGYTGGLVLNALLRRGVEPTVAGRNPAALTALAQRAGGLDHLVVDATDPAGLQQHLQRGDVLITTVGPFERFGFPVAQAAADAGAHYIDSTGEVGFVRALHERHHQRARDTGAVMLPAFGYDYVPGVLAGALAAREAGDAARTLDIGYFATGPIWRGISEGTRTTMRDGMTLPSPRWHRHQLTEERTASRVHRFTVRGRRKSAFLVSGTEVLFLPEAFPSLDDVSVYNGWFPELSRPLCLYSALANATTRLPAGRKLTDALTRPLLIGPPGGPDAALRERIPSHVVAVASTGVSGSAPLAEVHLEGPNPYSLTGELIAWAAHHIATHSDVNPGVVGPTAAFGLETLRHACAELGLVTV, encoded by the coding sequence ATGACCAGCCGCATCATTGTGCTCGGCGCCACCGGCTACACAGGCGGCCTCGTCCTCAACGCCCTTCTGCGCAGGGGCGTGGAACCGACCGTGGCCGGACGAAACCCCGCCGCCCTGACTGCTCTCGCCCAACGCGCCGGCGGGCTCGACCACCTGGTCGTCGACGCCACCGACCCCGCTGGCCTGCAGCAGCACCTGCAACGCGGAGATGTCCTCATCACCACCGTCGGCCCCTTCGAACGCTTCGGCTTTCCCGTCGCGCAGGCCGCCGCCGATGCAGGCGCCCATTACATCGACTCGACCGGCGAAGTCGGATTCGTCCGCGCCCTGCACGAACGGCACCACCAACGCGCCCGCGACACCGGTGCGGTGATGCTGCCCGCCTTCGGCTACGACTACGTCCCCGGCGTTCTCGCCGGAGCCCTCGCCGCTCGCGAAGCAGGAGATGCCGCGCGGACGCTTGACATCGGTTACTTCGCCACGGGGCCGATCTGGCGCGGGATCAGCGAAGGAACACGCACCACCATGCGCGACGGCATGACCCTGCCCTCGCCACGCTGGCACCGGCACCAGCTCACCGAGGAACGCACCGCCTCCCGCGTCCACCGCTTCACCGTCCGAGGCCGCCGCAAGTCCGCCTTCCTGGTCTCCGGCACCGAAGTACTCTTCCTGCCCGAGGCCTTCCCATCACTCGACGACGTCTCCGTCTACAACGGCTGGTTCCCCGAACTCAGCCGCCCTCTCTGCCTGTACTCGGCCCTCGCCAACGCCACCACGCGTCTCCCGGCTGGCCGCAAACTGACCGACGCCCTGACCCGCCCGCTGCTCATCGGCCCGCCGGGCGGCCCCGACGCCGCGCTGCGCGAGCGCATCCCCTCCCACGTCGTCGCTGTCGCCTCCACGGGCGTTTCGGGCAGCGCCCCGCTCGCAGAAGTCCACCTCGAAGGCCCCAACCCCTACAGCCTCACCGGTGAACTCATCGCCTGGGCCGCCCACCACATCGCGACCCATTCCGATGTCAATCCCGGCGTCGTCGGACCCACCGCGGCCTTCGGCCTCGAAACACTGCGCCACGCTTGTGCCGAGCTCGGGCTCGTCACGGTCTGA
- a CDS encoding aldehyde dehydrogenase family protein: MTGTAASIAQQDQEIPDIVAGLRATFDTGATRPAAWRRRQLRGLRSFLTNHTRAIEEALYDDLRKGRTESHLTEIGGVLAEIDHALRHLERWMKPRRAAVPMNMKPATARIHPEPLGVCLVIAPWNYPLTLTLNPLVGALSAGNAAVVKPSELAPATSALIAGLLPRYVEAVAVVEGAVEETTLLLEQRFEHIFYTGNGTVGRIVAAAAARNLTPTTLELGGKSPVFIDETADMAVTARRLAWGKFTNAGQTCVAPDYVLVTPAARDSLLSALPGTIREMFGPNPRTSSDYGRIVNDRHFQRLTRLLAEGKPLAGGPSDAAERYIAPTVLTDVPHGAAVMTEEIFGPILPVLTVRDVHEAIDFINARDKPLSLYAFTRDRAARRALLEKTSSGGIVYNAPMIHLGVPNLPFGGVGESGMGAYHGKTSFDTFSHRKPVLSKPTRPDTLRLIYAPHTSRSFAFIAKAVARTHPILGKER, from the coding sequence ATGACCGGCACCGCCGCATCCATTGCACAGCAAGACCAGGAGATCCCAGACATCGTCGCAGGGCTGCGGGCCACGTTCGACACAGGTGCCACCCGGCCGGCCGCCTGGCGCCGACGCCAACTCCGCGGCCTGCGGAGCTTTCTGACGAACCACACCCGGGCCATCGAGGAAGCCCTCTACGACGACTTGCGCAAGGGGCGCACCGAATCTCACCTCACCGAGATCGGAGGAGTCCTGGCGGAGATCGATCACGCCCTGCGTCACCTCGAGCGATGGATGAAGCCGCGGCGGGCCGCCGTCCCCATGAACATGAAACCGGCAACGGCTCGCATCCATCCCGAACCCCTCGGGGTGTGCCTGGTCATCGCGCCCTGGAACTATCCGCTGACACTGACGCTGAACCCGCTGGTCGGCGCACTGTCAGCCGGCAATGCAGCCGTCGTCAAGCCGAGCGAGCTGGCTCCCGCCACCAGCGCCCTGATCGCCGGTCTTCTCCCCCGTTACGTGGAGGCCGTCGCCGTCGTCGAAGGAGCGGTCGAGGAGACCACGCTGCTGCTTGAGCAGCGGTTCGAGCACATCTTCTACACCGGGAACGGCACGGTCGGCCGGATCGTGGCCGCCGCCGCGGCACGGAACCTGACCCCGACCACCCTCGAGCTTGGCGGCAAGTCACCCGTCTTCATCGACGAGACGGCCGACATGGCCGTCACGGCGCGCCGACTGGCATGGGGCAAGTTCACCAACGCCGGTCAGACCTGCGTCGCACCCGACTACGTCCTGGTCACGCCGGCCGCCCGGGACTCCCTGCTGTCCGCGCTGCCGGGAACGATCCGGGAGATGTTCGGGCCCAACCCCCGAACCAGCTCCGACTACGGGCGCATCGTCAACGACCGTCACTTCCAGCGCCTGACCAGGCTCCTGGCAGAGGGCAAGCCCCTCGCCGGGGGCCCGTCCGACGCGGCTGAGCGCTACATCGCACCCACCGTGCTGACCGACGTGCCGCACGGAGCCGCTGTGATGACCGAAGAGATCTTCGGCCCGATCCTCCCCGTCCTGACCGTACGTGACGTCCACGAGGCCATCGACTTCATCAACGCCAGGGACAAGCCCCTCTCCCTGTACGCGTTCACCCGCGACAGGGCCGCCCGGCGAGCGCTGCTGGAAAAGACCTCCTCCGGAGGAATCGTCTACAACGCACCGATGATCCACCTCGGCGTCCCGAACCTGCCGTTCGGCGGTGTCGGAGAGTCCGGCATGGGCGCCTACCACGGCAAGACGTCTTTCGACACTTTCAGCCACCGCAAGCCTGTCCTCTCCAAGCCCACGCGGCCCGACACCCTGCGTCTGATCTACGCGCCGCACACCTCCCGGTCGTTCGCCTTCATCGCCAAGGCCGTGGCCCGGACCCACCCGATCCTGGGGAAGGAACGATGA
- a CDS encoding type 1 glutamine amidotransferase domain-containing protein produces the protein MTKVLFVVSAADRWTLRDGEVHPSGFWGEELAMPHKIFTEAGWEITIATPGGKVPTLDQLSMSRTAGWPSKLREVASYLESIKAELNSPRSLDEIDPDDFDVVFYPGGHGPMEDLSVDPVSGALITRVLASGKPLALLCHAPAAAFAATNEDGSWPFTGYRMTGLSNLEEKFNSFGRKAVWLLEDRLRESGADYVKARLPLRPFVVVDRNLYTGQNPPSSERLAERLVADVNAAAR, from the coding sequence ATGACCAAGGTGCTTTTCGTTGTGTCTGCAGCTGATCGTTGGACCTTGAGGGATGGGGAGGTGCATCCGTCGGGGTTCTGGGGTGAGGAGCTGGCAATGCCGCACAAGATCTTCACCGAGGCCGGGTGGGAGATCACGATCGCGACGCCGGGCGGGAAGGTCCCGACGCTGGACCAGCTGAGCATGTCCCGTACCGCGGGCTGGCCGTCGAAGCTGCGTGAGGTGGCCTCGTATCTGGAGTCGATCAAGGCCGAGCTGAACAGTCCGCGGTCGCTGGACGAGATCGATCCGGACGACTTCGATGTGGTGTTCTACCCGGGCGGGCACGGTCCGATGGAGGACCTGTCGGTCGACCCGGTCTCGGGTGCGCTGATCACGCGCGTGCTTGCCTCGGGCAAGCCGCTGGCGTTGTTGTGCCATGCGCCGGCTGCGGCGTTCGCGGCGACGAACGAAGACGGGTCGTGGCCGTTCACCGGCTACCGGATGACGGGGCTGTCCAACCTCGAGGAGAAGTTCAACAGCTTCGGCCGCAAGGCCGTCTGGCTGCTGGAGGACCGGCTGCGTGAGAGCGGCGCGGACTACGTCAAGGCCCGTCTGCCACTGCGCCCGTTCGTGGTCGTCGACCGTAACCTCTACACCGGCCAGAACCCGCCGTCCTCCGAGCGCCTCGCCGAGCGACTCGTCGCCGATGTGAACGCCGCGGCACGCTAA
- the hemB gene encoding porphobilinogen synthase, translated as MNSYGSFPGVRPRRLRTTTALRRMVAETRLHPADLVLPAFVREGITEPVPIQAMPGVVQHTRDTLRKAATEAVQAGVSGIMLYGVPEDAKKDAAGTAGTDPDGILQVAIRDVKAEVGDELVIMSDLCLDEFTDHGHCGVLDTDGRVDNDATLERYAEMAQFQADAGVHVVAPSGMMDGQVGVIRDALDTVGKEDVSILAYTAKYSSAFYGPFREAVGSSLKGDRKTYQQDPANNRESLRELALDLEEGADMVMVKPAGPYLDILAKVAASVDVPVAAYQISGEYAMVEAAAEKGWIDRDRAILETLTGIRRAGAQMILTYWATEAAHKLRQL; from the coding sequence ATGAACTCGTACGGATCCTTTCCCGGGGTGCGGCCGCGACGGCTGCGGACGACGACTGCCCTGCGGCGGATGGTGGCCGAGACCCGGCTGCACCCCGCCGATCTGGTCCTGCCCGCGTTCGTGCGTGAGGGGATCACCGAGCCCGTGCCGATCCAGGCCATGCCCGGTGTCGTCCAGCACACGCGTGACACCCTGCGGAAGGCCGCCACGGAGGCGGTGCAGGCCGGGGTCTCCGGGATCATGCTTTACGGGGTGCCCGAGGACGCGAAGAAGGACGCCGCCGGAACTGCGGGCACGGATCCGGACGGGATCTTGCAGGTCGCCATCCGGGACGTGAAGGCCGAGGTCGGCGATGAGCTGGTCATCATGTCGGACCTGTGCCTCGACGAGTTCACCGACCACGGTCACTGCGGTGTCCTTGACACCGACGGCCGCGTTGACAATGACGCCACGCTGGAACGTTACGCCGAGATGGCCCAGTTCCAGGCCGACGCCGGCGTCCACGTCGTCGCTCCGTCCGGGATGATGGACGGCCAGGTCGGGGTGATCAGGGACGCCCTGGACACCGTTGGCAAGGAGGACGTGTCGATCCTCGCCTACACCGCGAAGTACTCCTCCGCTTTCTACGGCCCCTTCCGCGAGGCCGTCGGCTCCTCCCTCAAGGGTGACCGCAAGACCTACCAGCAGGACCCCGCCAACAACCGTGAGTCGCTGCGGGAGTTGGCGCTGGACCTGGAGGAGGGCGCGGACATGGTGATGGTGAAGCCCGCCGGACCGTACCTCGACATCCTTGCCAAGGTCGCCGCATCGGTGGATGTGCCTGTCGCCGCCTACCAGATCAGCGGCGAGTACGCGATGGTCGAAGCCGCCGCAGAGAAGGGCTGGATCGACCGCGACAGGGCGATCCTGGAAACCCTCACCGGTATCCGGCGGGCCGGCGCGCAGATGATCCTGACCTACTGGGCCACCGAGGCCGCCCACAAGCTCCGCCAGCTCTGA
- a CDS encoding neutral/alkaline ceramidase — METPAFTRRRGLQLMAAAAGSLVLGTGPAAAAAADASAPSPYLVGRGIADITGAAAESGMMGYSVIGQQTSGIHQRLRARAFVIVDPVSGNRIAWCNTDQGLLPFAVFHAVLARLAAAYGTTYTEQNVSLSATHTHSGPGGCAHDLAYNLSIGGFQEQNFDAVVAGIVEAIGAAHADLKPGSITLGRGELTDASVNRSRPAFELNPQADKDVYPLGIDPTMTVLRFRQGHTDVGAISWFPTHGTSMTNTNTLISGDNKGYAAYAWEHDAAGVRYLDGAPSFVAAFPQTNSGDMSPNLNLKPGSGPTGDEFENTRIIGMRQCTTAQQIHASAATPIRGGIDSRLRYVDMSQVQVDGRYTPDGQTHHTSSGVIGLSTLAGSLEDGPGIPGIIEGTPSPLAPLIDHLNSDVPQWLADEQSPKTCVVPGGLLQATPNVLPLQLLKIGQLYLIGGPAEYTIVSGLRIRRTVAEELGVPLENVLMQGYTNGYSQYVTTPEEYEGQQYEGASTLFGKYTTPAYQQEFAKLSSALRNGASLPLGELPPDPAIGTLNVQTGVVLDSPGALRSYGQVLTDTAGSYRTGQQVTAVFVTGHPKNNLHRGGTFLEIQRSQGGSWARYLDDGDWQTKFHWQRTNVVTGESAATITWDIVPGTPPGTYRIVHHGDAKNGLTGAISAFTGISRPFSVS; from the coding sequence ATGGAAACACCAGCATTCACGCGCAGACGAGGACTTCAGTTGATGGCCGCGGCCGCGGGCAGCCTTGTACTTGGCACCGGCCCGGCTGCCGCAGCGGCGGCGGACGCGTCCGCCCCGTCCCCGTATCTGGTCGGCCGCGGGATCGCCGACATCACCGGCGCGGCCGCCGAGAGCGGCATGATGGGCTACTCCGTGATCGGCCAGCAGACCAGCGGCATCCACCAGCGGCTGCGGGCGCGGGCCTTCGTCATCGTGGACCCCGTGAGCGGCAACCGCATCGCCTGGTGCAACACCGACCAAGGCCTCCTCCCGTTCGCCGTCTTCCATGCAGTGCTGGCTCGGCTAGCCGCCGCGTACGGCACCACCTACACCGAGCAGAACGTCTCCCTCAGCGCGACCCACACCCACTCGGGACCTGGCGGGTGCGCACACGACCTCGCCTACAACCTGTCGATCGGCGGCTTCCAGGAGCAGAACTTCGACGCCGTGGTCGCCGGCATCGTCGAGGCGATCGGCGCCGCCCACGCCGACCTCAAACCCGGCAGCATCACCCTTGGCCGCGGCGAGCTCACCGACGCAAGCGTCAACCGCTCCCGCCCCGCCTTCGAGCTCAACCCCCAGGCGGACAAGGACGTCTACCCCCTCGGCATCGACCCCACGATGACCGTGCTGCGCTTCCGCCAAGGCCACACCGATGTCGGTGCGATCAGCTGGTTCCCCACCCACGGCACCTCCATGACCAACACCAACACGCTGATCAGCGGCGACAACAAGGGCTACGCCGCCTACGCGTGGGAGCACGACGCCGCCGGGGTGCGCTACCTCGACGGCGCGCCCAGTTTCGTGGCTGCCTTCCCGCAGACCAACTCCGGCGACATGTCACCCAACCTCAATCTCAAACCCGGATCCGGCCCTACCGGGGACGAGTTCGAGAACACCCGGATCATCGGCATGCGCCAGTGCACCACCGCGCAGCAGATCCACGCCAGTGCCGCCACCCCGATCCGTGGCGGCATCGACTCCCGGCTGCGCTATGTCGACATGTCTCAGGTCCAGGTCGACGGCCGCTACACCCCCGACGGCCAGACCCATCACACCAGTTCGGGCGTCATCGGTCTCTCCACGCTGGCCGGCAGCCTCGAGGATGGACCGGGCATCCCCGGCATCATCGAGGGCACGCCGTCCCCGCTCGCGCCGCTGATCGACCACCTCAACTCCGACGTCCCGCAATGGCTCGCCGACGAGCAGTCGCCCAAGACCTGTGTCGTCCCCGGCGGACTGCTCCAGGCGACCCCCAACGTCCTCCCCCTGCAACTTCTCAAGATCGGCCAGCTCTACCTGATCGGCGGCCCCGCCGAATACACCATCGTCTCCGGACTCCGCATCCGCCGGACCGTGGCCGAGGAGCTCGGCGTCCCGCTGGAGAACGTGCTAATGCAGGGCTACACCAACGGGTACAGCCAGTACGTCACCACGCCCGAGGAGTACGAGGGCCAGCAGTACGAGGGCGCCTCCACGCTCTTCGGCAAATACACCACGCCCGCCTACCAGCAGGAGTTCGCCAAGCTGTCCTCCGCGCTGCGCAACGGCGCCAGCCTCCCGCTCGGCGAACTGCCGCCCGACCCCGCCATCGGCACGCTGAACGTCCAGACCGGCGTCGTCCTGGACAGCCCCGGCGCGCTGCGCTCTTACGGCCAGGTGCTCACCGACACGGCCGGCAGCTACCGGACGGGCCAGCAGGTGACCGCGGTCTTCGTCACTGGGCACCCCAAGAACAACCTGCACCGCGGTGGCACCTTCCTGGAGATCCAGCGGTCGCAGGGCGGCAGCTGGGCGCGGTATCTCGACGACGGCGACTGGCAGACGAAGTTCCACTGGCAGCGCACCAACGTCGTGACCGGGGAATCCGCCGCGACCATCACGTGGGACATCGTGCCCGGCACCCCGCCGGGCACGTACCGGATCGTCCACCATGGCGATGCCAAGAACGGCCTGACAGGGGCGATCAGCGCGTTCACCGGCATCTCACGCCCCTTCTCCGTCTCCTGA
- a CDS encoding DUF5709 domain-containing protein has translation MDDEVGGRRAGRVVSEDEGTRPNSSGPDAQDIGLDGGAASAEEAAMHIVGEE, from the coding sequence CTGGACGACGAGGTCGGCGGCCGGCGTGCCGGCCGTGTGGTGTCCGAAGACGAGGGCACGAGACCGAACTCGTCCGGCCCGGATGCCCAGGACATCGGCCTCGACGGTGGGGCGGCGTCCGCCGAGGAAGCCGCGATGCACATCGTCGGCGAGGAGTGA
- a CDS encoding TetR family transcriptional regulator has translation MRETTTPGLRMKTRQAVTEALADTALELFDTTGFDQVTVADIVAAAGISQRSFFRYFSNKEDVVFGDRIPTAEEVRDELLRHLGGSPAWDALRATFQTAAHQMDIDSGRWKRATRVICQTPGLRARYLEKHLAWTDALVPEIASRIDPDRPDAELKAQTMLNTALGCFDVAIMRWADSDTDQSLATLVDEVFGFVQIPHA, from the coding sequence ATGAGGGAGACCACCACACCCGGCCTGCGCATGAAAACCCGCCAGGCCGTCACCGAAGCTCTGGCCGACACGGCGCTCGAGCTCTTCGACACCACCGGCTTCGATCAGGTCACCGTCGCCGACATCGTGGCGGCGGCGGGCATCTCCCAGCGCAGCTTCTTCCGCTACTTCAGCAACAAGGAAGACGTCGTCTTCGGCGACCGCATCCCCACCGCCGAGGAAGTCCGGGACGAATTGCTGAGGCATCTCGGCGGGAGCCCGGCGTGGGACGCGCTGCGCGCCACCTTCCAGACGGCCGCTCATCAGATGGACATCGACTCCGGGCGCTGGAAGCGGGCGACCCGCGTCATCTGCCAAACACCAGGTCTGCGCGCGCGATACCTCGAGAAGCATCTGGCCTGGACCGACGCCCTCGTACCCGAGATCGCGTCCCGGATCGACCCTGATCGTCCCGACGCCGAGTTGAAGGCTCAGACGATGCTCAACACCGCATTGGGCTGCTTCGATGTCGCCATCATGCGATGGGCCGACAGCGACACGGACCAGTCCCTCGCGACTCTCGTCGACGAAGTGTTCGGGTTCGTGCAGATCCCCCACGCCTGA